ATCTGCCAAGCTTGCAATTACGCTTAGCTACGCCCAGGGGTGTTGAGTGGCAACTTGGTTCAGCCACAGGCTTGAATTGGCATGATGGTCAGTTCAGTGCCGCCAATGTTCGGGCCGGCATTTACCCAATTCAACTGTTGGGTGTGGCTCGCCACAAGGGTCAATTTGCTTGGCCAGCGCCCCAATTAACCAGCGGCGGCCAGATCATTGAGCTTGAACAAACCGCGCCGTCAGTGCTAATTCGCTGATGGTACAATAGAGACATCTTTATTTTCAGAATTAAGGCACATCAATGCGTATTCCAGAAGCAATTCAATGGATTGAACAATCGGGCAATGTTTTAGCCCAAGCCAAAATAACCCACATGCTTGAGGCAACTCCAGCAGATGACGAACTACTTGATCAATTAGCTGCCCTGCAAAACGACGATGGTGGTTTTCCACTGAATGGCGTGGCTGGCCGCCCGAGCACCCTCAACGATAGCTGCAACATTATTCGCCATTTTGTCGAACTTGAAGCCAGCGATCATCCGGCGGTAGCTACGGCGAGCCGCTTTATTCTCGATGCTCAATCGCCGCGTGGTTGGTGGCGCGAAGGCAACAATTTGGCGATCTATAGCCCGCCATTGTGGATGGATAGCGAGTCGGATGCAGCACTGATCTATACGACCGCTGTTTGTTCGGCCAGCCTAGCGCTGTTGGATAACCCCGAAGTCAACGTGGCAGCAGATAAAGCCAACACTTGGTTGCTCGGTCAAATTGCCAATAACGGCTTGTTGCCAGGCTTTCGAGTTGAAGCAACTGGTTGGGCGATGTTAGCAGCGGTTTTGTTGGGTCACCGCGAAAGTCGGCCAGTCAAGCGCATGTTGGGCGGTCTAGGCGATTTGCTTTCGACCGATTGGGATGCCCCAAGCCTCGCAGTGATGTTGAATGCTGCGGGAATTGCCCGTATTCCCCGCATGACCCGAGCCGTTACCCAGGCGATTAACTTACTGCGCAATTTGCAACAACCAAGTGGTGCTTGGCTCAACGAAGATGGCCTGCCTGATCCCTTGCTAACAGCATGGATTGTACGGATTGTCCGGCGCTTCGGCTTACGCTAAATTTCATCGATTCACTTAACGTTGCTGCCCTGCTCTGAAGGCTCAGAGTGGGGCAGTTTGGCTTGATCGTCCTAAAGGACTAGTGGCGACAGATCGAAAGATCATTTTGCAAATTGAGCAATCTTGGCATAATCGTGATTAATCGCTGCGAATTGCTGCAACTATTTTTTGCGGGTCAGCGTCTCAAGCAACAGAAGCCACGCTGATGGCAAGGAGTTGTATACTGTGGCCGAACCAACTACAGAAATTTTATATCGCGCTCAACGCAATGACCCCGAAGCAATGGGAGCATTGATTGTTAGCCAACAACATTATATTTACAACATCGCCATGAGCGTGATGCGCCAGCCCGAAGATGCCGCTGACCTAACCCAAGATGCTTGTATCAAGCTGTTGCGGGTGATTGGCCAGTATAATGGCGAAAGTCGGTTTACCACTTGGCTCTATCGTTTGGTGATCAACCTTGGGCGTGATGAGCTGCGTAAGCGTGGCCGCCGTGCTCCAGAGATGCCACCAATGACCGATGACGATGGTGAAACCGTCGATCCATTATCGAGCATTGCCGACGATAATCGTTGGGCCGACCCTCAAGAAGTGGCAACCAACCACGAGTTGCGGGCCGAAGTAACCCAAGCCTTGGATAAACTTGAAGATCATTATCGTTTAGCATTAACTCTCTACTATTTTGATGATTTGCGGTACAATGATATTGCTGAAATTTTGGAAGTACCGCTGAATACGGTCAAAAGCTATATTCGCCGTGGTAAAGAGCGGCTTGCCTTGCTCTTAGGTGCTAATCAATCGGAAGCAATTTTGCCTGCCAAACGTGAACCTGTTGCCGATGAACGGCCAAACCGCGGTCGCTTTGCCTTTGCCCTAGGATTGCGCTGAGGTGTGTCATGAAGCGTTGTGAATATCGTACCAACTATGATCTGCGCGAAGAAGCGCTTGATCCACAACTTACAGACCATCTGGCTGAATGTGAAAGCTGTGCGCAACGTGCTCGTCGCGCCGAAGCCTTCGATACGGTCGTGCGCTCAGCGATGATTACCAGTGTTCCCGATGATCTGACTGCCAAGCTTTTAGCCTTGGTGCCAGGTTTGATGCCGCCAATGTTGGTGCGCAGCAAGCACTGGAAGTTGCAACGCCGCGCCTTTGTGGGGCTAAGTGGCTTTGCCAGCATTTTGGCGCTTGGTTTGCTGATCTATGGGGTGTATCTCTTGGCCAACACGGTTGGGGTTGGCGATTGGCTGGCGACTGCTAGCACTTGGCCTGGCGTTGCGATCGATTGGCTCTATCGGCATATTCCATCATCGCGCTCGTTTGTGGCCGCAATGATTGCCGTGCGCCAACCATTGCAATGGATGATTTTGTTGCTGCTAATTTGGCAAGTCTGGGAACGCATGCCGCTGCCGAACAATCGACAAACCGCCTAAAAAGTACAACCCGCAAGTCAACTGGCTTGCGGGTTTGATTTGGGGCTACGATGATCAACCGTTTATGGAATAGCTTGCTTGATCTCGTTTACCCGCCACGCTGCTATAGCTGTGGCAAGGCTGGCACGCAATTTTGCCCCACTTGCCTCGCCGAATGTATTCCGCTGACTCCACCCCAACGCCCTCAGCCCTTGGCCGCCGATTCACCGCTTGAACGCGCTTTGGGCATTTATCCATTTCAAGGCAGCTTACGTGCGGCAATCCACGCCTTTAAATATCAAAATGCCCATCCCTTAGCCCAAATTTTGGCTCCATTATTGTTTGATTTTTGTGCCTGGCAGAATGTTGTGCTGATGCCTGTGCCACTGCATGGGGTGCGCAAACGTGAGCGGGGTTATAATCAAGCTGAATTATTGGCGCGTAATTTGGCCAAAGCTTGGCAATTGCCACTGAGCACCGATTTGCAACGGGTGCGTGCTACCGAGCATCAAGTTGGGCAGCAAGCTCAAGCTCGTGCCAACAATGTCGCCGGAGCCTTTGAATGGCGGGGTCAACAGCCAGCTCCAAGCCACGTATTGCTGATTGACGATGTGCTAACCACTGGCTCGACCTTTGAGGCCTGTGCTAGTGCATTAATTGCTGCTGGCAGTACCGCAGTCGAAGGTCTAGCCCTCGCCAAAGCGATTATCAAGCCTGCGTCACCGCTTGATTCGCCTGAATAACTCTGGCCCAACCCCATAAGCGTTCAACTGCTCCCGCTGGTTGCTCAGGCAGATAGACATCAGCAATGGTCATGGCCCAACAGCGCAATTGTGGTCGGCGTTCAGCCTCGGGCCGTAGCACTCGCGTTGCCCCTGCATAGGTTTTGGCGGCCCGTTGCCGTAATTCGGCAGCACTTACCCCATGATTAAGATAATCGTTAAATGCCATCCACAGTTGTTCAAGCGCCATTTCAGTAAATTGGGCTGGGTGTTGCAAATTGTAGCTGGCGACAACCAAAAAATGCTGGGCATGCAAAGCTGGGTCGTTATATTCCCAAGCGATTAACGCCCCTAATTGCTCCCAACAATTGAAACCTTCAATCGGTGGAGCACCACATTCAGCACAAGTTTCAGTAGTTGGCATTGATCACCTCATTCGGTATAATTCATGCTTAGTCTACTTGGGTTGAATTACAGCAACATCTGCCGAACGAATGATTTTAGCGAGAGAGGATCAATTGTATGCGCCGCTGGCTTAATCGATCGATTTATAATGTGAAAGCGCTGCGTCAGCAATTTGCTGCTGATCATCCTGAATTGCAACCACGAACAATATTAATTGCCAAAATAATTAAAAACCCACTTGATCAACCAATAGAGTTAGTACGTGGAACAAACTGGGTCGAGTCGTTACGGGCAGTTGTGTTTGTTACCACTACAGGCCTATGGATCTATCCAATCAAAAAATTTGCAGCTATGCATGGTGCGGCTAGCGGAATTGAGCAAACTGAACCATTTTGGCTTGGGGGGCAGTCGATCAGCACTGCCCAATTAATGAATGTTCGAACAGGTTTAATTCGTGGGAGTGTGTTGCAATTTACTTACGAACAGCAAGCGATTTATCAGTTCGGCTTAGAGTATCATGTCAACTTGGCTAGTTTATTACCGTTTGAGGTTACTGTAACCAAGGGCAAAATCAAACATACTACGGCGAGCATTAAAGCGCGAATTTACCTCTATGCCACGGTAGTTTTTTTGGGTTGGTTTTTTCTGTGGTTTGCTTCGATAATCATTCAAGCATTATTCCGATGAGGTTTCCCATGCAACGCGAAGTTACCACAACCTACCTTGAAATGTTGACTGCCAATGAACTCAAGCCAAGTTTACGCCATGAGCCAGATTTTGGCTTTGCGCAAGTGCAGCGGATTAGCCCTGAACTCAATCGCTTTTTGTATACAGCAGTGGGCGGGCCGTGGTATTGGCTTGATCGGCTCAGCTGGTCTGGTCGTATCAGCAATGGCTCGATTATTTGAGCCAGCCTACGGTTCAAACATGGATCGGCAGCTATCAAGGCATTCCGATTGGCTATTGTGAGTTGGTGCAAGAGGCCGATGGCTCAGCCCAAATTGGCTATTTTGGGTTGTTGCCGCAATGGTATGGCCAAGGCTTGGGCGGGCTTTTGCTCACTAAGGTCATTCAACAAGCATGGCAATTAACTAGCTCGCGGGTTTGGCTACATACTTGCACGCTCGATGGGCCAACTGCCTTAGCCAACTACCAAGCCCGTGGTTTCAAGGTCTATGATCAAAAAACTGAGCTAGTTGAGTTGCCAAGCCAAGCACTTGCACTATGACCAAATGCCCTGTAGTTATGCACCAAACCTTCCTATCCAAAGAGTATGATTGATCTTTCGCTTCCGTTCGTACCAATAATTGTACTTTAGGGGGTGCAGGGGGATGAAAACACCCTGCGTTCCCCGCCTTGAGGCGGGGCGGAGGGGTGGTGATCACTGAAATCGAAAGATCTTTGGATTTTCATAAACCTTCTAAAATCATAGGCAGAGTTGACAGCTATGCTAGAGTAACGAGGATTTTGTTTGGAGGTTGCTTTAATGGCTGATCACGCTGCGTTGATGATTTTAATTGCTGGG
This genomic interval from Herpetosiphon gulosus contains the following:
- a CDS encoding ComF family protein codes for the protein MINRLWNSLLDLVYPPRCYSCGKAGTQFCPTCLAECIPLTPPQRPQPLAADSPLERALGIYPFQGSLRAAIHAFKYQNAHPLAQILAPLLFDFCAWQNVVLMPVPLHGVRKRERGYNQAELLARNLAKAWQLPLSTDLQRVRATEHQVGQQAQARANNVAGAFEWRGQQPAPSHVLLIDDVLTTGSTFEACASALIAAGSTAVEGLALAKAIIKPASPLDSPE
- a CDS encoding sigma-70 family RNA polymerase sigma factor, with translation MAEPTTEILYRAQRNDPEAMGALIVSQQHYIYNIAMSVMRQPEDAADLTQDACIKLLRVIGQYNGESRFTTWLYRLVINLGRDELRKRGRRAPEMPPMTDDDGETVDPLSSIADDNRWADPQEVATNHELRAEVTQALDKLEDHYRLALTLYYFDDLRYNDIAEILEVPLNTVKSYIRRGKERLALLLGANQSEAILPAKREPVADERPNRGRFAFALGLR
- a CDS encoding DUF5946 family protein — protein: MPTTETCAECGAPPIEGFNCWEQLGALIAWEYNDPALHAQHFLVVASYNLQHPAQFTEMALEQLWMAFNDYLNHGVSAAELRQRAAKTYAGATRVLRPEAERRPQLRCWAMTIADVYLPEQPAGAVERLWGWARVIQANQAVTQA
- a CDS encoding prenyltransferase/squalene oxidase repeat-containing protein translates to MRIPEAIQWIEQSGNVLAQAKITHMLEATPADDELLDQLAALQNDDGGFPLNGVAGRPSTLNDSCNIIRHFVELEASDHPAVATASRFILDAQSPRGWWREGNNLAIYSPPLWMDSESDAALIYTTAVCSASLALLDNPEVNVAADKANTWLLGQIANNGLLPGFRVEATGWAMLAAVLLGHRESRPVKRMLGGLGDLLSTDWDAPSLAVMLNAAGIARIPRMTRAVTQAINLLRNLQQPSGAWLNEDGLPDPLLTAWIVRIVRRFGLR
- a CDS encoding GNAT family N-acetyltransferase; translated protein: MSQPTVQTWIGSYQGIPIGYCELVQEADGSAQIGYFGLLPQWYGQGLGGLLLTKVIQQAWQLTSSRVWLHTCTLDGPTALANYQARGFKVYDQKTELVELPSQALAL